A genomic segment from Streptomyces antibioticus encodes:
- a CDS encoding ADP-ribosylglycohydrolase family protein: MTDSEITVDGGPPGPAVDLDRAVGCVVGSAVGDALGAPFEFGPEGAFSARFPAPGHGGEMCGGGGWDPGEATDDTQMAVLVGESLLECGGLDPADVFARFRRWAAADPKDIGLQTEAVLTGGDPWDTAAALHFQTSQRAAGNGALMRAATSAVRFAPHGRAATLDAGRRLAALTHGDRAAWEGTAVFHELVRTALTGGDPLAAVPDTLAEVDPAHRARYATVLAPDWHPDLATEFNGAVWPCLGSAVWALRTTSSYEDAVRAAIDLGGDTDTVAAVTGGLAGAVYGAAAVPPRWTAVLHVPLPGFGDRVLRTTDLTELAVRLATA; the protein is encoded by the coding sequence GTGACCGACTCCGAGATCACCGTGGACGGCGGCCCGCCCGGCCCGGCCGTGGACCTGGACCGTGCCGTCGGCTGTGTCGTCGGCTCCGCCGTGGGGGACGCGCTGGGCGCGCCCTTCGAGTTCGGGCCCGAAGGCGCCTTCTCGGCCCGCTTCCCGGCCCCGGGGCACGGCGGCGAGATGTGCGGGGGCGGCGGCTGGGACCCGGGCGAGGCGACCGACGACACGCAGATGGCCGTCCTCGTCGGGGAGTCGCTGCTGGAGTGCGGCGGCCTGGATCCGGCGGACGTCTTCGCGCGGTTCCGGCGCTGGGCGGCGGCCGATCCGAAGGACATCGGCCTCCAGACCGAGGCGGTGCTGACCGGCGGCGACCCCTGGGACACGGCCGCGGCCCTGCACTTCCAGACGTCCCAACGGGCTGCGGGCAACGGCGCGTTGATGCGGGCCGCCACCTCCGCCGTCCGCTTCGCGCCCCACGGCCGCGCCGCCACGCTGGACGCGGGGCGCAGGCTGGCCGCGCTCACCCACGGCGACCGTGCGGCCTGGGAGGGCACGGCCGTCTTCCACGAGCTGGTCAGGACCGCCCTGACCGGCGGCGATCCGCTGGCCGCGGTGCCGGACACGCTCGCCGAGGTCGACCCCGCGCACCGCGCCCGCTACGCGACCGTGCTGGCCCCCGACTGGCATCCCGACCTGGCCACCGAGTTCAACGGCGCGGTCTGGCCGTGCCTGGGCTCCGCCGTCTGGGCACTGCGGACGACGTCCTCCTACGAGGACGCCGTGCGCGCGGCGATCGACCTGGGCGGCGACACGGACACCGTCGCGGCGGTCACCGGCGGCCTCGCCGGGGCGGTGTACGGGGCGGCCGCGGTCCCGCCGCGCTGGACGGCGGTACTGCACGTCCCCCTGCCGGGCTTCGGCGACCGCGTCCTGCGCACGACCGACCTCACCGAGCTGGCGGTCCGGCTGGCGACTGCCTGA
- a CDS encoding TetR/AcrR family transcriptional regulator yields MLVRMTTNTTNDDGNPARPRRRAPAGAAVLREDVTEAIRAAVFEELAAVGYARMSIEGIARRAGVGKTAVYRRWRSKLHLVLDVVSALAVQGLPAPETGALESDLRMLYEVTSRALRHPVASQIIPDLQAEAARNSEIAEALQKALREGQEGVALKIVAAAEQRGEIRTGLDDELALDLISGPLYWRSVVIRSPKLPKGYLASLARATAAAIKAL; encoded by the coding sequence ATGCTGGTCCGCATGACGACGAACACGACGAACGACGACGGGAACCCGGCACGTCCGCGCCGCCGGGCACCCGCGGGAGCGGCCGTGCTCCGCGAGGACGTCACGGAGGCCATCCGGGCGGCCGTGTTCGAGGAACTCGCGGCCGTCGGCTACGCGCGCATGTCCATCGAGGGCATCGCCCGGCGCGCGGGTGTCGGCAAGACCGCCGTGTACCGGCGCTGGCGCTCCAAACTGCACCTCGTCCTCGACGTGGTCTCCGCGCTCGCCGTGCAGGGCCTGCCCGCCCCGGAGACCGGCGCCCTGGAGAGCGACCTGCGGATGCTGTACGAGGTCACCTCCCGGGCGCTGCGGCACCCCGTGGCCTCGCAGATCATCCCCGACCTCCAGGCCGAGGCGGCCCGCAACTCCGAGATCGCCGAGGCGCTCCAGAAGGCGCTGCGGGAGGGCCAGGAGGGCGTCGCCCTGAAGATCGTGGCGGCGGCCGAACAACGCGGCGAGATCCGCACCGGCCTGGACGACGAACTGGCCCTCGACCTCATCTCCGGCCCCCTCTACTGGCGCTCGGTCGTCATCCGCAGCCCCAAACTCCCCAAGGGCTACCTGGCGTCCCTGGCCCGCGCGACGGCGGCGGCGATCAAGGCGCTGTGA